One Microbacterium keratanolyticum DNA window includes the following coding sequences:
- a CDS encoding YybH family protein has protein sequence MKAPEEVVARWQDAWNSADADALSLLFAEDAEFVNVVGLWWHDRESIRVSHEFGFTTIFPGSTITMGKPRLRMLGDAGAVVQARWHLVGQVAPDGAPAGEREGIFTFVLERRAESWITVAAQNTDVVPNTQTHINAPEGRSSIYYRSLD, from the coding sequence ATGAAGGCACCCGAAGAAGTCGTCGCCCGCTGGCAGGATGCGTGGAACAGCGCCGATGCGGATGCGCTCTCCCTGCTCTTCGCGGAGGATGCGGAGTTCGTGAACGTCGTCGGCCTCTGGTGGCACGACCGGGAGAGCATCCGGGTGTCGCACGAGTTTGGCTTCACCACGATCTTCCCGGGTTCCACCATCACGATGGGCAAGCCCCGACTGCGGATGCTCGGAGACGCCGGTGCTGTCGTGCAGGCGCGCTGGCACCTCGTGGGTCAGGTGGCGCCCGATGGAGCGCCGGCGGGGGAGCGCGAGGGAATCTTCACCTTCGTGCTGGAACGACGGGCGGAATCGTGGATCACCGTCGCCGCGCAGAACACGGACGTCGTGCCGAACACGCAGACGCATATCAATGCGCCAGAGGGGCGCTCGAGCATCTACTACCGGTCGCTGGACTAA
- a CDS encoding LysR substrate-binding domain-containing protein produces MYETELLRCFVAVAETKSFSAAGRQLDVSQPTVSQRIRRLEAQIGRVLFSRDTRHVSLTDSGEALLGFARRALAAIDDAHAHFAGPAERTRVRFGTADDLALTHLPEILRDFRRKNPHVDVEITVGQSAAIFRRLKAGNLDLVYVRREPGIAEGRVVRREQLVWAAHPALVFHADEPVPLVTYPRPSPSRAAAIEALEAPKRQWKPTCTARDITGILAGVRAGLGVAVFPETLMPADLVRVDSQFNLPPLGALDFALLDNPAAPRRPIEALSAAIVSSIS; encoded by the coding sequence ATGTACGAGACCGAGTTGCTGCGTTGCTTCGTCGCTGTGGCTGAGACGAAGAGTTTCTCTGCCGCGGGTCGCCAGCTCGATGTCAGTCAGCCCACGGTGAGTCAGCGCATACGGCGACTTGAGGCGCAGATCGGTCGGGTGCTGTTCTCTCGGGACACGAGACACGTCTCGCTCACCGACAGCGGTGAGGCGCTGCTCGGCTTTGCACGACGCGCACTGGCGGCGATCGACGACGCGCACGCGCATTTCGCGGGACCGGCGGAGCGCACCCGCGTGCGCTTCGGAACAGCGGATGACCTTGCGCTGACGCACCTTCCCGAGATTCTTCGGGACTTTCGGCGCAAGAACCCGCACGTCGATGTCGAGATCACCGTGGGTCAATCCGCGGCGATCTTTCGACGCCTCAAAGCCGGAAACCTCGACCTGGTCTACGTGCGGCGAGAGCCGGGCATTGCGGAAGGACGGGTCGTCCGTCGCGAGCAGCTGGTGTGGGCGGCGCATCCTGCGCTCGTCTTCCACGCGGATGAGCCCGTGCCTCTGGTCACCTACCCTCGTCCCAGTCCGTCACGAGCAGCCGCCATCGAAGCTCTCGAAGCACCGAAACGGCAGTGGAAGCCCACCTGTACCGCACGCGACATCACGGGAATCCTGGCCGGCGTCCGAGCGGGACTCGGCGTCGCCGTGTTCCCGGAGACGCTCATGCCCGCCGATCTCGTGCGGGTCGACAGCCAGTTCAACCTGCCGCCCCTCGGCGCGCTCGATTTCGCGCTCCTCGACAATCCCGCGGCCCCCCGCCGTCCGATCGAGGCGTTGAGCGCCGCGATCGTCAGCAGCATCTCGTAG
- a CDS encoding MFS transporter: protein MSHPGIDAVPHPVTEPLPNLTHRPALRDTFIALGGSNYRRYILSFIGASSGAWLARLTSDWLMIELTGSVALVSLVVAAQLVPVVTLSAWGGLLGDRLNARMTVLATQSLMVVAVALLALATLFGQQTVGLILLSSLLIGLSAAFEGPSRAVLVVEVVGTWRLSNALSLNAAVGQLSGIAGAALTGILILWIDVGGALIVATLFLLAGIAVLLTVRRDSLFGVAKVPARRGQVAEALRYVRRKPEIMACILLIFTLALFGLTGSVLMAWAARERFDLGAAGYSGFQAIAAIGAFVGSLVSARRRRLRLQDNALLLGVSGMIWAVTGFAPAPGVFAIALVAAFITRIMFMIGNESLAQLSTNGAIRGRVVSLYLMAATSGQLVGAMLTGWAVVALGGEITFLITGVVLVVVSFGVWFRCLRDGRRLRPARGRASRVRRSRARRSRDR, encoded by the coding sequence ATGTCGCATCCAGGCATAGACGCCGTGCCGCACCCCGTAACCGAACCCCTTCCGAACCTCACTCATCGTCCCGCGCTCCGCGATACTTTCATCGCGCTCGGTGGGAGCAACTACCGCAGGTACATCCTCAGCTTCATCGGAGCCTCAAGCGGTGCGTGGCTGGCTCGACTGACGAGCGACTGGCTCATGATCGAGCTCACGGGCAGCGTTGCTCTGGTCAGCCTGGTCGTCGCGGCGCAGCTCGTGCCGGTCGTGACACTCAGTGCATGGGGCGGTCTTCTGGGAGATCGGCTGAATGCCCGCATGACCGTGCTGGCGACACAGTCCCTCATGGTGGTGGCCGTCGCCTTGCTGGCGCTAGCGACCCTGTTCGGCCAGCAGACGGTCGGCCTCATCCTGCTGAGCTCTCTGCTCATCGGGTTGAGCGCAGCATTCGAGGGGCCCAGCCGCGCGGTTCTCGTCGTCGAGGTCGTGGGTACGTGGCGCCTCTCGAACGCTCTGAGCCTGAACGCCGCGGTCGGTCAGCTTTCGGGAATCGCGGGGGCTGCGCTCACCGGCATCCTGATCCTGTGGATCGATGTCGGCGGCGCGCTGATCGTTGCGACGCTCTTCCTGCTGGCAGGGATCGCTGTTCTGCTGACCGTCCGCCGTGACTCTCTCTTCGGGGTGGCGAAGGTCCCTGCGCGGCGAGGGCAGGTCGCTGAAGCGCTTCGCTACGTGCGACGCAAGCCGGAGATCATGGCGTGCATCCTGTTGATCTTCACTCTGGCGCTGTTCGGGCTCACCGGCTCGGTGCTCATGGCATGGGCCGCACGCGAGCGGTTCGATCTGGGGGCTGCGGGGTACAGCGGATTTCAGGCGATCGCGGCGATCGGGGCCTTCGTGGGCAGCCTCGTCTCGGCGCGGCGTCGTCGACTGCGGTTGCAGGACAACGCGCTTCTGCTGGGAGTGTCCGGGATGATCTGGGCGGTGACGGGATTCGCACCTGCGCCCGGCGTCTTCGCGATCGCTCTTGTGGCGGCTTTCATCACACGCATCATGTTCATGATCGGCAACGAGTCGCTTGCCCAGTTGTCCACGAATGGGGCGATTCGCGGTCGGGTCGTCTCGCTGTACCTTATGGCGGCGACGAGCGGACAGCTCGTGGGGGCGATGCTCACAGGCTGGGCGGTCGTGGCTCTCGGTGGTGAGATCACGTTCCTGATCACGGGGGTCGTGCTCGTCGTCGTCTCTTTCGGAGTGTGGTTCCGGTGCCTCAGGGACGGACGGCGGCTCAGGCCAGCGAGAGGAAGAGCTTCTCGAGTTCGTCGGTCGCGAGCTCGTCGGTCTCGGGATCGGTGA
- a CDS encoding metal-sensitive transcriptional regulator → MTTPTTSFAHDAEAKRKVLNRLRRAHGQLNAVIEAVDSEQSCRDIVQQLSAVSKALDRAGFLVISSALKECLTDPETDELATDELEKLFLSLA, encoded by the coding sequence ATGACCACCCCCACCACGTCCTTCGCGCACGACGCCGAAGCCAAGCGCAAGGTGCTCAACCGTCTGCGCCGCGCACACGGTCAGCTCAACGCCGTGATCGAGGCCGTCGACAGCGAGCAGAGCTGCCGCGACATCGTGCAGCAGCTCTCTGCCGTCTCCAAGGCGCTCGACCGAGCCGGCTTCCTCGTGATCTCCAGTGCGCTCAAGGAATGCCTCACCGATCCCGAGACCGACGAGCTCGCGACCGACGAACTCGAGAAGCTCTTCCTCTCGCTGGCCTGA
- a CDS encoding error-prone DNA polymerase — protein sequence MGWHNPPQSWSELERILSATPDSPGGSSAEPRSPREPPAPISRTRPKPLPESVQRPDDAVPYAELHAHSSYSFLDGASSPEELLSEAERLGLTALALTDHDGFYGAARFAEAAELGGVQVQTVFGAELSLGLHAPQQGVPDPDGTHLLVLARGSEGYHRLAGAITRAQLRGAEKGRPVYDLDDLAAAADGHWTILTGCRKGSVRQGLQQGDAATPLRRLVDVFGADQIAVELMDHGNPLDTRHNDTLAGLARELRLPVVATNNVHYASPAQTRLAEAVAAVRARRSMDDLDGWLPVHGTAHLRSGQEMTSRFARYPGAIAQTLRIAADCAFSLRKVRPALPQVELPEGQTPMGHLRALVWQAVPTVYPRLDDEGRARIERELRVIEEKDFPGYFLIVHDIVAEARRRGILCQGRGSAAASAVCYLLGITAIDPIRYRLPFERFLATTREEEPDIDVDFDSRRREEIIQWVYGRYGRERAAQVANVIQYRPKNAVRDMARALGYAPGQQDAWSRQVDGWSAGLEAADDNDIPADVLRYASDLLKAPRHLGIHSGGMVLTARPVGEVVPVEHARMENRTVIQWDKDDAAWMGLVKFDLLGLGMLAALQHCFDLIAESTGERWTLESIPKEEPAVFDMLCRADSIGVFQVESRAQMGLLPRLQPRSFYDLVIQIALIRPGPIQGGAVHPFVRRKLGAEKVTYAHPKLEPILERTLGIPIFQEQLIQMATALGDCTADEADLLRRAMGSKRGQEKIERIRTKLYEGMSRHGLDEATSDRIYAQIQAFSNFGFAESHSLSFALLVYASSWLKLHYPAAFLAALLRAQPMGFYSPASLTADARRHGVRVLRPDLHASGATETLEAIADAPGPTGLAFCTEPDQPPVPLFDRDLPDDSSAHRRDGGYAVRMGLSGVRGIGTKLAERIVAEREAHGVFRDLHDLVRRTDATAAQVEALATAGAFDSLGLQRREALWLAGAAAQDRAQYLPDTTISVQPPLFPDQSGYERLASDLWATGLSTDDHPLSHFRSALQDRGVVSADLLRTHEVGRRIEVAGLVTHRQRPATAAGITFLNLEDEHGLVNVVCSAGVWNRYRRVARDSPALIVRGILERSPEGVINVLADAFEDLRTGLSHQSRDFR from the coding sequence ATGGGATGGCATAACCCCCCACAGAGCTGGTCCGAGCTGGAACGAATACTGAGTGCGACGCCGGACTCCCCGGGTGGCTCGAGTGCGGAGCCGCGCAGCCCACGGGAACCCCCTGCCCCCATCAGCCGCACTCGACCGAAGCCGTTACCCGAGAGTGTGCAGCGGCCAGACGATGCCGTGCCCTATGCCGAGTTGCACGCGCATTCCTCGTACTCGTTCTTGGATGGTGCATCCTCGCCGGAGGAGCTGCTGAGTGAGGCAGAGCGTCTCGGCCTCACCGCCCTCGCCCTCACCGATCATGACGGCTTCTATGGGGCGGCGCGCTTCGCGGAGGCGGCAGAGCTCGGCGGCGTCCAGGTGCAGACCGTGTTCGGTGCCGAACTGTCCCTGGGGTTGCATGCTCCCCAGCAGGGTGTCCCCGATCCTGATGGAACGCATCTGCTGGTGCTGGCCCGAGGATCAGAGGGGTATCACCGTCTCGCCGGAGCGATCACTCGCGCACAGCTGCGGGGCGCAGAGAAGGGCCGCCCGGTCTACGATCTCGACGACCTGGCCGCAGCGGCCGACGGGCACTGGACCATCCTCACCGGATGCCGCAAGGGCAGCGTGCGGCAGGGGTTGCAGCAGGGTGATGCCGCGACCCCGCTGCGACGCCTGGTCGACGTCTTCGGCGCCGACCAGATCGCCGTCGAGCTGATGGATCACGGGAATCCGCTCGACACCCGACACAACGACACCCTGGCGGGCCTCGCGCGGGAGCTGCGTCTGCCTGTCGTCGCGACGAACAACGTGCACTACGCCTCTCCGGCGCAGACCCGTCTCGCCGAGGCGGTCGCCGCGGTGCGGGCACGGCGCAGCATGGATGACCTCGACGGCTGGCTTCCGGTGCACGGCACCGCGCATCTGCGCTCCGGACAGGAGATGACGTCCCGTTTCGCCCGGTACCCGGGGGCGATCGCGCAGACGCTGCGCATCGCGGCTGACTGCGCCTTCTCTCTGCGCAAGGTGCGTCCGGCTCTCCCGCAGGTCGAGCTGCCCGAGGGGCAGACACCCATGGGACATCTGCGTGCGCTGGTATGGCAGGCGGTACCCACGGTGTATCCCCGGCTCGACGATGAGGGCAGAGCACGTATCGAGAGAGAGCTCCGCGTCATCGAGGAGAAGGACTTTCCCGGGTACTTCCTGATCGTGCACGACATCGTCGCCGAGGCACGACGGCGGGGCATCCTGTGCCAGGGACGAGGTTCTGCGGCGGCGAGCGCGGTCTGCTACCTGCTCGGCATCACCGCGATCGATCCGATTCGCTATCGCCTTCCGTTCGAGCGCTTCCTCGCGACGACCCGTGAGGAAGAGCCCGATATCGATGTGGACTTCGACTCCCGCCGCCGGGAGGAGATCATCCAGTGGGTCTATGGGCGTTATGGGCGCGAGCGTGCGGCACAGGTGGCGAATGTGATCCAGTACCGCCCGAAGAACGCGGTGCGAGACATGGCCCGCGCGCTCGGGTATGCACCGGGGCAGCAGGATGCGTGGTCTCGGCAGGTCGACGGGTGGAGCGCAGGGCTGGAGGCCGCCGACGACAATGACATTCCCGCCGATGTCCTCCGCTATGCGAGCGATCTCCTGAAAGCGCCGCGCCACCTCGGCATCCACTCCGGGGGGATGGTGCTGACCGCTCGACCGGTCGGTGAGGTGGTGCCGGTCGAGCATGCGCGAATGGAGAACCGCACCGTCATTCAGTGGGACAAAGACGACGCTGCCTGGATGGGGCTGGTCAAGTTCGATCTGCTCGGACTCGGGATGCTCGCGGCCTTACAGCACTGTTTCGACCTGATCGCCGAGAGCACGGGTGAGCGGTGGACACTGGAGTCCATCCCCAAGGAAGAGCCCGCCGTCTTCGACATGCTCTGCCGCGCCGATTCCATCGGAGTCTTCCAGGTCGAGTCCCGCGCGCAGATGGGACTTCTCCCCCGGCTTCAGCCGCGGTCGTTCTACGACCTGGTGATCCAGATCGCCCTCATCCGCCCCGGCCCCATCCAGGGCGGCGCCGTGCATCCTTTCGTGCGCCGCAAGCTGGGAGCCGAGAAGGTGACCTACGCGCATCCCAAGCTCGAGCCGATTCTGGAGCGCACCCTGGGCATTCCGATCTTCCAAGAGCAGCTGATCCAGATGGCGACAGCGCTGGGCGACTGCACCGCAGATGAGGCCGATCTTCTGCGTCGCGCGATGGGGTCAAAGCGCGGCCAGGAGAAGATCGAGCGCATCCGCACGAAGCTGTACGAGGGGATGAGCCGGCACGGGCTGGACGAGGCGACCTCCGATCGCATCTACGCGCAGATCCAGGCGTTCTCGAACTTCGGCTTCGCCGAGTCGCACTCTCTCTCATTCGCCCTGCTGGTGTATGCGAGCTCCTGGCTCAAGCTGCACTACCCGGCGGCATTCCTCGCCGCTCTCCTGAGAGCGCAGCCGATGGGCTTCTACTCCCCTGCCTCGCTGACCGCGGACGCCCGGCGACATGGGGTGCGGGTGCTCCGACCTGATCTGCATGCGTCGGGGGCGACGGAGACGCTGGAGGCGATTGCGGATGCGCCGGGCCCGACCGGTCTCGCCTTCTGCACCGAACCCGACCAGCCGCCCGTCCCTCTGTTCGACCGCGACCTGCCCGACGACTCGTCGGCACATCGCCGCGATGGCGGATATGCGGTGCGGATGGGCCTCAGCGGAGTACGCGGGATCGGCACGAAGCTCGCGGAGCGCATCGTCGCCGAGCGAGAGGCGCACGGCGTCTTCCGCGATCTGCACGACCTTGTGCGACGCACGGATGCCACCGCCGCGCAGGTGGAGGCGTTGGCGACCGCAGGAGCCTTCGACTCACTGGGGCTGCAGCGACGCGAGGCGCTCTGGCTGGCGGGCGCTGCCGCGCAGGATCGCGCCCAGTATCTGCCCGACACCACGATCTCGGTGCAGCCGCCGCTGTTTCCGGATCAGTCGGGCTATGAACGACTCGCTTCCGACCTCTGGGCGACGGGGCTCTCCACCGACGACCATCCGCTGTCGCACTTCCGGTCAGCGTTGCAGGATCGCGGCGTGGTGAGCGCCGACCTGTTGCGAACGCACGAGGTGGGGCGACGCATCGAGGTCGCAGGTCTCGTGACGCATCGGCAGCGCCCGGCGACGGCCGCGGGGATCACCTTCCTCAATCTGGAAGACGAGCACGGCCTGGTGAATGTGGTCTGCTCCGCGGGCGTGTGGAATCGCTATCGCAGAGTCGCTAGGGATTCTCCGGCGCTCATCGTGCGCGGAATCCTCGAGCGCTCTCCCGAGGGGGTGATCAACGTCCTCGCCGATGCCTTTGAAGATCTCCGCACCGGGCTCAGCCACCAGTCCCGTGATTTCCGCTGA
- a CDS encoding DNA polymerase Y family protein, producing the protein MNAPLRVLVLWFPDWPLRAVLGTPAPHPPTALLRAGIVTACTASAREHGVRTGQRRRAAQGAFPALTLLPHDPVHDERAFHPVLKTLERLSPGVSLLRPGLAALRARGIARYHGGELEAGIALREQLAENGYPEVRIGIADGPFTAELAARSAGPVTVIPPGKAPEFLSPMPLQVLRDEELTSLLIRLGVHTLGEFAALPGHEVRARLGDRGARLHALSGGSDSRPLTPVEIDPELAREIEFDEPLGRADQIAFAVRQTADAVTVALGLASLVCTEVRIDLTDADDRVHSRTWLHPTCFDPGDLVDRVRWQLEALAAESTTETPDDAHAFGGILVVRITPTAVDDAAHHQPGLFGSGTDERLHHAVSRVQTMLGHHGVLTAEVSGGRWLADRQQLTPWGERAVLERDPTRPWPGSLPDPLPAEVFRPPRAVTVLTARGTVVQVTERNDLTEPPAQIEGAAVRGWAGPWPLHEHGWEDTGRAGHRLQIVDAEGRAWLVFHSGERWWAEGRYS; encoded by the coding sequence ATGAACGCCCCGCTGCGCGTGCTCGTGCTGTGGTTCCCCGACTGGCCATTGCGCGCGGTTCTCGGCACCCCCGCACCGCATCCGCCGACCGCTCTTCTGCGCGCAGGCATCGTCACCGCGTGCACCGCCTCTGCGCGCGAACACGGGGTGCGGACAGGACAGCGTCGTCGCGCCGCACAAGGCGCATTCCCCGCGCTGACCCTGCTCCCACATGACCCGGTGCACGATGAACGCGCGTTCCACCCCGTACTGAAGACGCTTGAGCGTCTCTCCCCCGGAGTCTCTCTGCTGCGACCAGGGCTCGCTGCGCTGCGTGCGCGTGGGATCGCCCGCTATCACGGCGGCGAACTCGAAGCAGGCATCGCCCTCAGGGAGCAGCTGGCCGAGAACGGCTACCCGGAGGTGCGCATCGGCATCGCCGACGGTCCCTTCACCGCGGAGCTGGCTGCTCGCAGCGCCGGCCCCGTCACGGTCATCCCTCCGGGGAAGGCACCGGAGTTCCTGTCACCGATGCCCCTGCAGGTGCTGCGCGACGAAGAGCTCACAAGTCTGCTCATCCGACTGGGCGTGCACACGCTCGGCGAGTTCGCCGCGCTGCCGGGCCATGAGGTGCGGGCGCGACTGGGCGATCGCGGCGCACGGCTGCATGCGCTGTCGGGCGGATCCGACTCCCGCCCGCTCACCCCGGTCGAGATCGATCCCGAGCTCGCCCGAGAGATCGAGTTCGACGAACCTCTCGGGCGTGCAGATCAGATCGCCTTCGCGGTGCGACAGACGGCCGATGCCGTGACGGTCGCGCTCGGACTCGCGTCTCTCGTGTGCACCGAGGTGCGCATCGATCTGACCGACGCCGACGACCGGGTGCACTCCCGTACCTGGCTGCATCCCACCTGCTTCGATCCCGGTGATCTCGTCGACCGGGTGCGCTGGCAGCTCGAGGCGCTGGCGGCGGAGTCCACGACGGAGACGCCTGACGACGCCCACGCGTTCGGGGGCATCCTCGTCGTGCGCATCACCCCCACCGCCGTCGACGATGCGGCGCATCACCAGCCCGGGCTCTTCGGTTCCGGTACCGACGAGCGCCTTCACCATGCCGTCTCCCGCGTGCAGACGATGCTGGGCCATCACGGGGTGCTGACCGCTGAGGTCTCCGGTGGGCGTTGGCTGGCCGACCGTCAGCAGCTGACGCCCTGGGGTGAGCGCGCTGTTCTCGAACGCGACCCCACCCGCCCCTGGCCGGGGAGCCTTCCTGATCCCCTTCCCGCAGAGGTCTTTCGTCCGCCTCGTGCGGTGACCGTGCTCACCGCACGAGGCACGGTCGTGCAGGTCACTGAGCGCAACGACCTCACCGAGCCTCCGGCGCAGATCGAGGGGGCCGCCGTGCGGGGCTGGGCGGGACCCTGGCCGCTGCACGAGCACGGCTGGGAAGACACAGGGCGCGCTGGCCACCGCCTGCAGATCGTGGATGCCGAGGGGCGCGCCTGGCTGGTGTTCCACTCCGGCGAGCGCTGGTGGGCAGAGGGGAGGTACAGCTGA
- a CDS encoding DUF1905 domain-containing protein produces MQIEFDSTVIRWNKRLDSWYFATMPEEISVPLRELPAPPRGFNSLRVRARIGATSWNTSIFFSDGVFVLPLKKQIRDERGIAEGDQITIDLDILDL; encoded by the coding sequence ATGCAGATCGAGTTCGACAGCACCGTCATCCGCTGGAACAAGCGTCTGGATTCCTGGTACTTCGCGACCATGCCCGAAGAGATTTCCGTGCCGTTGCGCGAGCTTCCCGCGCCGCCGCGCGGCTTCAACTCCCTGCGTGTGCGCGCCCGCATCGGCGCCACCAGCTGGAACACCTCGATCTTCTTCAGCGACGGCGTCTTCGTGCTGCCGTTGAAGAAGCAGATCCGTGACGAGCGCGGCATCGCCGAAGGCGACCAGATCACGATCGATCTCGACATCCTCGATCTCTGA
- a CDS encoding response regulator, with product MALARLHGGPLDGQILPLDNTDRDSMIVPYGATQVIYRRGTEATNTGQGDGPTEVGFWFAESSDDITPNDD from the coding sequence ATGGCACTTGCGAGACTTCATGGCGGCCCGCTGGACGGGCAGATCCTGCCGCTGGACAACACCGATCGGGACAGCATGATCGTTCCCTACGGCGCCACGCAGGTCATCTATCGTCGCGGCACAGAGGCGACCAACACCGGTCAGGGCGATGGCCCCACCGAAGTGGGATTCTGGTTCGCTGAGTCCAGCGACGACATCACCCCCAATGACGACTGA
- a CDS encoding CYTH domain-containing protein: protein MTTEPQRTVEVERKYDVDVQTPLPEWSGIPGVVQVTDGELRQLDAQYLDTADAALARVGVAVRRRTGGPDAGWHIKGPRQGDSRLELGWPLGDDEELPETIATVLAQWTTEPLTPLARIENDRMAYFLVGEDGVIAEFVDDRVRATDARSGIQRTWREWEMELGPAAPADEAARAAFFAAVEDAVRSAGGRDASSGSKLARALGF from the coding sequence ATGACGACTGAACCGCAGCGAACGGTCGAGGTCGAGCGCAAGTACGACGTCGACGTGCAGACGCCGCTACCCGAGTGGAGCGGCATCCCCGGTGTCGTACAGGTGACGGACGGTGAACTCCGCCAGCTCGACGCGCAGTACCTCGACACGGCAGATGCCGCGCTCGCCCGTGTCGGCGTTGCCGTGCGCCGCCGTACGGGTGGTCCGGATGCCGGCTGGCACATCAAAGGACCACGACAGGGTGACAGCCGCCTGGAGCTCGGCTGGCCGCTGGGCGACGACGAGGAGCTTCCTGAGACCATCGCCACGGTGCTGGCGCAGTGGACGACCGAGCCACTCACTCCGCTTGCTCGTATCGAGAACGACCGCATGGCCTACTTCCTGGTGGGTGAAGACGGCGTGATCGCCGAGTTCGTCGACGACCGCGTACGAGCGACCGATGCGCGCTCCGGCATCCAGCGCACCTGGCGGGAGTGGGAGATGGAGCTGGGGCCGGCAGCCCCCGCCGATGAGGCCGCACGCGCGGCTTTCTTCGCCGCCGTCGAGGACGCCGTGCGATCTGCGGGTGGACGAGACGCGTCATCCGGATCCAAGCTGGCGCGCGCTCTCGGCTTCTGA